The genome window ACGTGAGATATACGCCAGATATCGGCCACGCAAATAAGCCAGTGACTCCGAACACGATTAGGAATAGTGGGATGAACCTGCTTGAAAGATGCTTTACCCGCACCGTCCAACCTTCGATCATAACCCTAGTTTGGATTGAGATGATTTAACAGTATCGGGAGAATCCCCTTGCGAAACCAAGGGGTAGTTCACGAGTTTACATTGAAGCAAATCTCTCAGCAAGCTGATGCCGTAATGGGCGCTTCATGGTTTATGTCCATTTACCTTCGCTTCTCCTCGATCATACACACGCCAGATATGACCTGCGAGGCCCTTTCAACCTCCTCAACTTTTCATCGGGGATAATGGATATCGATATTCCAGTATGACCTTCTCGACAGAGGATTCGACGCGTAGAGTAAGTTTTAACGCCTTTAAACATGTTTTCGGAGGGGCTGCTTTACCCCTGGGGAGGGGTCAATTGTGGCCACAAGCCCTACCCGATTCGCTTCACCCATTCCACTTCGCTTCGGTACTCTGTTGTGACGCCGTTTCGTCTTCTTTCGTTATCTTTTGCCCTAATACGGGTTTCCCGTAGAGCTCTAAGGCTTTCCGCACATAGTATTCGAAGTCGTGGAGGCGGTAGGCGGTGTTTTTCACCGCTTCCTCCGCTAGGCTTCGCAGGTATTGGTCTTCAAACTCCTTTACCGCCCTAACGTATTTCCGGAAGTGCTCCAACGCGGCTTTGAAGATTAAGCTCACGGTGACGGGCCCAGCCTTTTCCTGTATTTCCTCCAAAGCCTCTAGGGTTCGAGGGGAGGCCCTGATCTTAATAACCTTCTTCTTTTTCGTCATGGGGTTAAACCACTCTTCGAAAAAGTCGCGTTCCCGAAATCGCGACAGACGTCTCCTATCGGTTGTAGCATATGAGCTGAAGCTTGATTTTTCCAGCCTCCGATATCCCTCAGGCCACCTCCTGAAATCCTCAACTCCATCTCCATCCAAACCCCTTTACGTCAGATGCCTCCTAGGTCCTGCTTTACGATCGATCCGTCTTGGGATGACTCTTTAAGCCGTGAGGCTTTCAAACCAAAGGTTTGAAGAAACGATTTAAACCTTTACATTCAAATATATAAGTGGCATTCATGGGTGAAAATAAATCGGAGCGTTAGGGTGGACTGCCTTTTGGTATAATGTTTAATTAAATTTTGGTAAACTTTAACGGTTCCCCCTTTGAGTTTACCCTCTGTTTCCACCTCGCTCGAAGTTAGCTTATATAGTCGACTTATCCATGATGATTCAACAGTTTATTTATCCCTACTCTACTAGTTTGATCGTGGAGGCGGAAACGTTGTCAGAGAGGATTGAAGACTACAATCTCTTTAAGGGTATGTCTGTTAACGATCTTGTCTTGCAGATGGAGAAGGCTTGGGGTTTCACTGCGGGTGAATTGGCGGTTAGCGTTGACATTTTGGAAAGGATGGTTAAGGACAGTGAGTGTGTGAAGTTTCTTTCCTTTACTGGAAACCTTGTGGCCACGGGGACGAGAGGTGTTTTAAGAGAGCTTGTGAAGCGAAAGCTCATCGACATCGTAATCACGACTTGTGGAGCCCTCGACCACGACATCGCCAGATGCTGGAGGAACTATTATAAGGGTTCGTTTCTCATGGACGACGCTGAGCTTCGCGAGAAGGAGGTGAACCGTTTAGGAAACGTTTTGGTTCCAAATGAAAGTTATGGAATGGTGATTGAAAAGAAAATGCAGGAGCTCCTTCCAGCCTTATGGAGTGAAGGCGTTAGGGAAATCTCAACGAGTCAACTGTGCCGTGAGATTGGGAGACGGATATGTAATGAGGGGTCCATCCTCTACTGGGCGGCTAGAAACAACGTACCAGTTTACGTGCCCGGCATAATCGATGGGGCGGTTGGCTATCAACTTTGGCTTTTTTCGCAAGGTCACAGCTTGAAAATTAACTTGTTACAGGATTCATGCGAACTCAGCGACACTATCTTCACAGCGAAGAAAACAGGCGCATTAATCGTTGGCGGTGGAATCTCAAAGCATCACACGCTCTGGTGGAACCAGTTTAAAGAGGGGTTAGACTACGCGGTTTACATCTCCACTGGCGAAGAGTGGGATGGAAGCTTATCAGGCGCCAGACCGAGGGAAGCGGTTTCCTGGGGTAAGATAAGCAAAAAAGCAGATATGGTTATGGTTGAAGGCGACGCTTCGCTGACCCTTCCAATCATCGTAGGCTCGCTCATAACAAGGTTATAGTTTTAAGAAACGTTATATGCCATTTAAGGTCTTGAGTTCCTCTAAATTTTCATCTACTCAAGCTGATAGAGGAGATGGGCTATGAGTATCCAGGTGACAACGACGCCGCAGGAAACCGTCGTTCGTCATCCTGATGCAAATGTGGGCCTTTATCTCCCTATAAACATAGACGCGGCTCAGCTAGGCTTCGTGAGACTTCATCCACCATTATAATCTTAAATGATGGTTGCACGAATCCTTTCATTAGCCGATGTGAGCTCGGTAGCCTCGTATGGAAATAAGGTTGCGTTTATAATCTAGGGCCGTCTTCATTCCGTTACCACATTACCAACCATTCGGATTCATCTTTTTCAGAATCATTCCAATGAAGGATTGTTGACGGTCCACTATTCGTTTTAGATGACATCCACACATTTTTTTGAGAATGTTCCTACGAAGTTTTCCTTTCCGCCCACGCCATTTCTATGGTAGGCCGTGAAGCTTTGAAACGCCGTGTTCAGTCTTCTCCCAGTAGAAGGGTTTCCTTATCAGTTGCAGCGCTCCTCTCCAGCATCCAACGCTAATGAGAACCCAGTATAATGGTATAGTTAGGGCTAATGGTATTGACGTGTAGTTCTTCCTTAAGATGAAAGGGCCCATGTGCAATCCGATGTAGACGAGGTTTCCGATCAGTAAGTTGATCGCGCATATGTAATTGAGTGGGTAGAAGAATAGGAATTGGAATAAGCCTGGTACGAGTAGGGTGGAGATCGTAACCGCCCATAGAAGGGGGTTGATGAGTGGAAGATATATGTTGCCTCCGAAGGTCAGTTGAAACAGAAGGAACTTCCTCCATCCAAGGTCTTTTAGTAGCTTGCGTGGATGTCTCATGTGAACAAGGTACGTTTGAATGTATCCCTTGTTCCACCTTGACCTCTGGCGTATCCAGCTTCTAAGCCTGCTGTTCGCTTCTTCATACGTATAGGAGTTGAGCATGGCTGTCTTCTTTCCTCTCCTGGAGATCCTTACGCCGAGATCCGCGTCTTCGGTCATGTTATACGGGTCCCAGCCACCTAGCTCCTTGAGTTGTTGTGTTCTGAAGTGGTTGCTGGTTCCTCCGAGGGGTATGACGCCGTCTACTTGGTCTAGGCCTTCCAGATAGTAATCATACCAGAATGAATACTCGAGAGAGAACCACCTGGTCAATAGATTCTCTTTAGGGTTATAGTAGTTCAACCGCGACTGAAGGCAGATAACGTCCATCGATGTTCTGGAGAACGCGACCACCGCTTTTTTCAGTTGGTCGGGTTCAGGGTCATCCTCCGCGTCGTAGATTACGCAGTACTCTCCTTTCGCCCTTAGTAGACCGTAGTTGCACGCCCTTGGTTTCGTCTTTATGTCAGCGTCAGGCACAATCACGGGGTCGAAGATCTTCAGGAACTCCTTGTAACGCCAGATCAGTCTCTCAATAGAATCCTTGAGTAAGATAACGTCTTGAGCCTTTCCTACAAAACTTTGCGGGATCTCCATTAATTTTCCGGTCATGGTTCTCGCTTTCAGAAGCGTTTCAGACGGGTCTTCGCCTGGGATGACCTCCTCTAAGAGTCCGATTAAGGATCCACTTGGATCCAGTATTTCCGTTGAAGGCGGCAGGTTGTTCACATCCATCGTCGCACTGCCAAATAGACCAGGTGGGGCAACTATGGTTTCAGGGTTTCCGAAGAGGCCTAGCCTTCTAGCCTCGGCTAGCGTTTCCTCGTCTTTCTCCTCCATGAGAATCTTGACATCCAACTTCTCTTTAGGGTAATCGAGGCTGTAAATGTTCCTCAATATGTGACGCAGTGCCTTCGCCTCTCTATAGACAGGAACTAGGATTGTATAGACTGGTAAGTCTTTATCCTCTAGGTTTTTGACATCCTTACTGGAGACGTGTACTGCTCTGCGAGAGCCCTTGAACCCCTTAAATGCTATGTAAAATTTCACCGGGTTCACGCAAAAGTATGCTATGTTGATGAAGGAGAAGAGGATGATAAACGAGAGAGGATAGTTTAGAATGAAGAGTGCTGAGAAGAGGGTTATGAGGGCTAAGATCAGCGTTCTCTGCCATGGATACAACACTCTGTAAGCGGACTCGTCTGGGCTTCGATAACGCAGCTCTTTCAAAGCCCTGCGCTCGTGGATTTCACCGTAACCTCTGTCGATGGCGTCTTCAATCGCTTCAGTTGAGGCGACGCAAACCTCTACCTCAGCTCCGAGGAGGCTTGCCAATACGTTGAAGAAATCGCTGTTAAACGGATTGGCCGTCGCTACCTTAACCCTTCCCTCAGAGATCGAAAGCGGCAGGAGGAGATTTTCTTTCAAGAGCAAGTATGGAATCGCTGTAGCCAGCTCGGCTTTCAACTCCATTCTTGGAATGTACTGCAACCCCAAGGCATCAGCTAACTCTTTGAAGAAGCCTTCATCAACCTCATACCTGTTCTCCCTCAGTTTGAAGATGAAGTTCCGCACAGTTACCTGCGGGGACTCCAGCTTAGTTGTGTCCGCTACTCCATGCTTCTTCGCAAGCTGTATCAACCACTCCTTGGCGACGGGCAACCTACATCATCTTCAGGTGAAGGTGAATTAACTTTCTTCGCGTCCATAAGCGTGGTTTGCTTAGAGTTTTCGTGGGTTAAGCCTCACCACTCTGCGACCT of Candidatus Bathyarchaeia archaeon contains these proteins:
- a CDS encoding deoxyhypusine synthase, whose product is MSERIEDYNLFKGMSVNDLVLQMEKAWGFTAGELAVSVDILERMVKDSECVKFLSFTGNLVATGTRGVLRELVKRKLIDIVITTCGALDHDIARCWRNYYKGSFLMDDAELREKEVNRLGNVLVPNESYGMVIEKKMQELLPALWSEGVREISTSQLCREIGRRICNEGSILYWAARNNVPVYVPGIIDGAVGYQLWLFSQGHSLKINLLQDSCELSDTIFTAKKTGALIVGGGISKHHTLWWNQFKEGLDYAVYISTGEEWDGSLSGARPREAVSWGKISKKADMVMVEGDASLTLPIIVGSLITRL
- a CDS encoding glycosyltransferase; its protein translation is MPVAKEWLIQLAKKHGVADTTKLESPQVTVRNFIFKLRENRYEVDEGFFKELADALGLQYIPRMELKAELATAIPYLLLKENLLLPLSISEGRVKVATANPFNSDFFNVLASLLGAEVEVCVASTEAIEDAIDRGYGEIHERRALKELRYRSPDESAYRVLYPWQRTLILALITLFSALFILNYPLSFIILFSFINIAYFCVNPVKFYIAFKGFKGSRRAVHVSSKDVKNLEDKDLPVYTILVPVYREAKALRHILRNIYSLDYPKEKLDVKILMEEKDEETLAEARRLGLFGNPETIVAPPGLFGSATMDVNNLPPSTEILDPSGSLIGLLEEVIPGEDPSETLLKARTMTGKLMEIPQSFVGKAQDVILLKDSIERLIWRYKEFLKIFDPVIVPDADIKTKPRACNYGLLRAKGEYCVIYDAEDDPEPDQLKKAVVAFSRTSMDVICLQSRLNYYNPKENLLTRWFSLEYSFWYDYYLEGLDQVDGVIPLGGTSNHFRTQQLKELGGWDPYNMTEDADLGVRISRRGKKTAMLNSYTYEEANSRLRSWIRQRSRWNKGYIQTYLVHMRHPRKLLKDLGWRKFLLFQLTFGGNIYLPLINPLLWAVTISTLLVPGLFQFLFFYPLNYICAINLLIGNLVYIGLHMGPFILRKNYTSIPLALTIPLYWVLISVGCWRGALQLIRKPFYWEKTEHGVSKLHGLP